The genomic region TCCTCGAACTCCATGAAGAGCTCGCGCCACTCCGCACCCAACTGCTCCTCCAGCACGGCATGGACCGTGCGCACCGGCATGGGCGGAGCGGATTCCTGGAGTTTGGTCAGCGCCGCCCGGTAGGGCCCGGCGACCTCCTCGGGCAGCGCGGATTCGAAGACGGAGAGGGCCTGCCCGAACTTCATGGCGCCGCCCTTGAGCTCGCCCAGAACCTTGAAGAGCTGCTCCGCGGTGCGCTGTTGCACCTCGCGCGCCACGATCTCAGCTGATCTTCCGCCGATCCGCTTGCCCAGGCCCCAGGTGGCCCGGCCGGCGAAGCCGAGTGGGAGTGCCGCCAGCTTGGCGGTACGTGTGACCGCTTTCCGGGGAAGATCAGACATGCGCCCCTCCAAATCCCAGACTGCCGTGGAGCGTACGGTTACCCGGCCATTGTGTCGTGCGGAGCCCCGGCCCCCGAGGCGTACTCCCCTTCAGTGTGCCCACCCGCACCGCAGGGGCAGTCGGGGTGGGGTGCGATACGGGCCGAGCGCCAGTCGAGCAGGGGCAGGGACGTCTCCCACCGGGCGCCGGTACTGGCCGGGAGTTCGCCGTCGAGGAACGTCAGCGCGTGTGCCGCGGCCAGCCCCGCGACGGTCGTTGCCAGCCCGAGATCGCAGGCAGGCACGGGTCCGCGCCGGCCGGAGCGCCACTGCGCGACCATGCGTGGCCACCCGGGATCGCGCTCCGCCCGGCGCAGCTCCAGACACCCCGGGCAGGCCGTACCTCCCGGCAGGACCAGCGGCCCGACCATGCCCGTCCCTTCCAGGACGCCCGCATAGAGGTGGGGTGTCCCCGTCGCGATCCAGTCCGCCGCGCGTGCCGAGTCGGGGACATAGGCATCGAGTCCGTCCCGCGGGGCGACGACGACCAGTGACAGGCCGGGACCGCCGTCGGCGCTGCGTGGTGTGGCCGCCGACGCTCGCGGTGGCGGGGCGGGGGCGACACGCCGGACCAGCTGACCGGCCGCCGAAGCTCTTCGCTCCCCGACAGCCTTGGCGGGGAGGCCGCCCGGGGCGATGTCCCACGGTTCGACGCAGCCGCCGTCGAGCACCTCGACCTGTCCCACTCCGGAGGCCGAGAGCAGGGCCGCGACGGTGGCTCCGACCCGGCCCGCGCCCCGCACCTGCACCCGGACAGCGCGTCGCGCGGCCAGCCGTACCGTCCCGCCGCCCGGCTCGGGATGGACGAGGGAGAGCGAGGCCAGATCCGGCCGGAGCCGCTCCGGCGTGCCGTTCCGATTCCGGGACGCACCGGCCGCCGCGGCATCGGCCGTCGCATCGTCGAGGAGGCCCGCCCGCGTCAACCGGGCGATCAGCTTGTCCACTTGGCCGTCGGGCAGCCGCATCGCGTGTGCCTCCTTGCGCAGCAGCTCCAGTCCGCGCGTACCGTCCAGGAGGTCGAGGAGGCAGCCCGTCGCGGGGTCGACCGGGTCGAGCACCACCGCCTGCGCAGGGGTCACTCCGAATTGGACGGCCTGCCGGTCCCGCCATGCGCGCCGCAGCGCGGGCTTCATCATCGGATGCATCGCATACCCCGTTTCCCGCCGTGTGCATCGGCGTGGTCGTCGCCCCGTCGGGAGCCCCCGTGGATGTGTTGCCAGAATGCCCGGTGCTCGCGGAGAGTGCCGAAAGTTATCCACAGGGTTCGGGATTAGTACTTCAAATGCTGCACACTGCGGAATGGATCAAGCTCCGACCGTCCCGCACGCGGGACTTCACGCACTGACAGCGGGTAACGTCGTGGCGTGCCCGTCGACCCTCTGCACACCGCCGGAAGTCCACCGCGCAGCGCGAAGAGCCAGCCGCCCCGCGGTTCCGCGACGAGCGCGGTCGAGGTCCGAAGAAGCGCCCGGCGCAGCAGAACGGTTTCGGCGTACCGCGAGGGCGACCGCACCATCGTGCTCATCCCCGCCCGTATGTCGGAGGCGGAGGAGCGGCGTTGGGTGACGGTCATGCTCGACAAACTGGAGGCCCAGGAGAGCAAGCGCGTCCTCGGTGACACCGAGCTCGCGGAACGGGCGGAGAGGCTGTCCGACCAGTATTTCGGGGGCCGGGCGCGCCCCGATTCGGTGCGCTGGGTGACCAACCAGAACACCCGCTGGGGCTCGTGCACCCCCGCCGAAGGCAGTATCCGCCTCTCGCACCGGCTGCAGGGCATGCCCGAGTACGTCGTCGACTACGTGCTGCTCCATGAGCTGGCGCATCTGCTGGTGCCCGGTCACGGTCCGCGTTTCTGGCGGCTCCTGGAGGCGTATCCGCGTACCGAGCGGGCCCGCGGCTATCTCGAAGGAGTGGTGGCCGCCGCCCGGCTGCCCCATCTGCCCGCCGCGCGCGACGAGTGACGCTGAGTGATTCTGTACCGGCTGCGTACCGGGTGGGCACCGGCTTGGCCGGATGTCGGTCTTTGCCGTTAGCCTGGCGCGACGGATTGCATTTCGGGACGGGGGACGGTCGTTACGTATGGCCAGGGAATTCCAGCGGGGCCACAAGGCCAAGATCAGCGACCTCACAGCGGGCACGGATCTGTATGTAGGTGTACAGATCGCCGGAGCCGGGCTGACCTTCGACATCAGCTGCTTCGGACTCGACGCCGACGAACAGCTTTCGGACGACCGGTATTTCGTCTTCTTCAATCAGCCGAAGTCGCCCGAGGAGTCGATTCAGCTCCTCGGTGCGCAGGCCGGTGACACCGAGTCGTTCCGTGTCACGCTCGACCGTGTCCCCGCGGAGATCCAGAAGCTCTCGTTCACCGCGACGATCGACGGCGCCGGCCAGATGTCACAGGTCGGGCCCGGCTACATCCGTATCGTCGCGGGCGGTGACGAGGTCGCCAGATACGCCTTCACCGGTGCGGAGTTCACCACCGAGCGCGCGGTCATGCTGGGCGACTTCTACCTGAAGGACGTCTGGCGTTTCGCCGCGGTCGGCCAGGGTTTCGACGGAGGGCTCGACGCGCTCCTGCGGAACTTCGGCGGGGAGGTCGCCGAGGAGGAACCGGACCCGCAGCCGCAGGGAGCGCCTCCCGCTTTCGGCGTGCCCGCCTTCGCCGCCCCCGCGGCGGAGCCCGCACCGGCCCCGTCGTTCGGTGCCCCGCCCGCACCTCCCGAGCAGGCTCGGCCGCCCCAGGTCCCGCAGCCCGCCCCGCCGTTCGGTGGCCCGGCGGCGGTGCCCCAGCCCCCGGCGCCCGTCCCGCCGTCGGTGCACGCGGCGCCGACGATCGTGGCCCCGATGCACCCGCAGGGCGCCGTACCTCCGCCCGCGCCCGCTCCGTACGCACAGCCGCCCCAACTGCCCCAGCAGCCGCAGTTCGGTCAACCGCCCGCGGGACAGGTGCCCGACGGGACCCGGCCACCCGGTGCTCCGGCGCCGTACGGCACCCCCATGGCTCCGCCGGCGCCCTTTGGTCAGGCGGCTGCGCCCGGACAGCCCGCCCCGTACGGCCAGGCACCGCCGCAGGCCGCTGGTCCCGGTCTGCACGCCGCGTTCCAGAAGTACCGCGAGACCGATACCGGCCAGCGCTGGACCCCGCAGAACAAGTACCTGATGCGGGCCGATCTGACCGTCGGTGACACCCCTGTCCTCGCCCGGCAGGGCAGCATGGTGATGTACCAGGGCAAGGTCGACTTCAGCTACAAGGGAGCCGGGTTCGCGGGGCGGGTCGTGGGCCATGCGACCGGCCAGGACATGCAGCTGATGCGCTGCACGGGCCGTGGCCAGGTCTTCTTCGCGGAGAACAGCACCCATCTGCACCCCATCGAGCTCCAGGGCGACGGCATCTGCGTCTCCGCGCAGAATGTGCTCGCCTTCGACGAGACGCTCCAGTACGAGGTCCGCAGGATCGAGGGCCACGGCATCCCCGGCGGCGCGCTGTTCACCATGCTGTTCCAGGGCACCGGCACGATCATCGTGAAGACGCACGGCTCACCGGTGGTCCTGCCGGTCACGCCCACCACCTTCGCCGACTGCAACGCGGTGGTGGCCTGGTCGTCGGCCTCGCAGGTGATCGTCTCCAGCCAGGTCAGGCTGCGGCACAACGCCTACGCGGGCAGCAGCGGGGAAAGTGTCAACCTCCAATTCCGGGGTGCGCCCGGGAACTTCATCATCGTCCAGCCGTACGAGGTCTGAGGGAGCCCGTCATGAATCAGCAGCTCGCGGGCTACGCCCCGACCCCTGTCTCGGCCCGCATGGAGAACCACGGCAGCAAGATGCTGAAGGTCGCCATGCAGACCGGCCAGGACCTCTTCGCACGCACCGGTTCGATGGTCGCGTACGAGGGTTTCGTGCAGTACGAGCCGAACCCGCCCGCCGTCCGTCAGATCGCCCGTGACTGGATCACCGGCGAGGGCGCTCCACTCATGAAGTGCTCCGGCGACGGCCTGCTCTACCTCGCCGACTACGGCGCCGACGTCGTGGTGATCAATCTCGACAACGAGGCGCTGTCGGTCAACGGCAGCAATCTGCTGGCCCTCGACGCGAGCCTGACCTGGGGTGTGGAGCGGGTCAAGGGCATGGCCAAGTTCGCCGGCCAGGGGTTGTGGAACATCCAGGTCTCGGGCTGCGGCTGGGTCGCCATCACCTCGCGCGGCACACCGATCGTCGTCGACTGCGGCAGTGGCGAGGACGAGACGTACGTCGATCCGGACGCCCTCGTCGCCTGGTCGCCGAACCTGAAGGTGAAGGGCAAGCGCAGCTTCAAGGCCGGTTCGCTGATCGGGCGGGGCAGCGGGGAGGCGTACCAGATGGCCTTCTCCGGCCAGGGCATCGTCGTCGTGCAGCCCAGCGAGGACAGCACCGACCGCCTGCGGATCCGGAACTGAGGGGAGCCAGAACACCATGCAGAGCCCGCTTTTCAGCTATACGGAGCAGCAGACCCAGGACCGGTACACGGTGCAGAACCCGCAGTTGCTGCGGGTCACACTGGCCGGGTACGACGACATCCTCGCCCGCAAGGGCGCCATGGTCGCGTACCAGGGACTGATCGAATTCGACGCCGAGTACCAGTCGCACCAGGAGCAGCGGGCGCGCGCGTACACCGGGGAGGGCCTCGATCTGATGCGCTGCCACGGACAGGGCACCGTGTACTTCGCCAACCTCGCGCAGCACGTGCATGTGGTGGACGTCGACCACGAGGGCCTGACGGTCGACAGCGCGTATGTCCTGGCGATGGACTCCAGCCTGAACCACACGGTCGTCGCGGTGGACAGTCAGTACGGAATCTCCGGATCCGGCAAGTACCAGCTCAACATCACCGGGCAGGGCAAGGTCGCGCTGATGACCTCTGGCCAGCCGTTGATGATGCAGGTCACGCCGGACAAGTACGTCAACGCCGACGCCGATGCGATCGTCGCCTGGTCGTCGGGCCTGCGGGTGCAGATGCAGGCCCAGACGCACTCGTCGGGTGTACGGCGGCGCCGGGGCAGCAGCGGTGAGGGCTGGGAGCTCAGCTTCCTCGGGCAGGGCTTCGCGCTCGTCCAGCCCAGCGAGGTGATGCCGCCGCAGAACGCGAACATCGGGGACGGGGCGCTCGCGCAGTTCGGTCTGGGGCACCAGGGGGCGCACGGTCAGAACCGGGACAACGCCTGGAACTGACGCCTCCGGGACAGCGGCAAGAGGCAGGTAAGGGACAGCGGTGAGGGGCAGGTCTCCTGGGAGACCTGCCCCTCACCGCCTACCGCCGCATACCCGCTCCCCGCGGCGGCGGACGGTCGTCAGAGTGCCGCGCGTGCGGCGCTCATCAGCTGCCGGACCGATGTGTCGGCCACCGAAGCCACCTCGTCGTAGTCGAACCAGCGCAGGTCCAGTGACTCGTCGCTGATCAGTTCCACCGCGCCGGGCGGTGCCAGCGCCGCGTACTGCACGTCGAGATGCCAGTTGCAGGGGGCCGGAATGCTGTGCCGGTCCAGCCGGAGGGGACCGCCGGGCAGCAGCGTCAGCGCCTCGATGCCGGATTCCTCCGTCGCCTCGCGCAGCGCCGCCGCCGCGAGCGTCGCATCACCCGGCTCGCAGTGCCCGCCCATCTGGAGCCACATCCGCAGCTTCTTGTGCAGGGTGAGCAGTACGCGCCCGCGCTGCGGATCCACCACCAGGGCGCTCGCCGTGACGTGCCCGGCCCCGCAGGCCTTCCACATGCCGTCGGGGTGAGCCGCCAGGTGGTCCAGATACCGCTGCCGCAGCTCTTCCTGGTCCTCGTAGTTCTTCAGTACGAAGACCGCGTCGTCGTACAGGCTCACTTGTCGGTGTCGCCCTCTTCGTCGCCGGATCCGCCCTTGGCGCTGTCGTCCGGGGAGCCACTGTCCGGGGACGGGGAGCCGCTGTCGGGGGAGTCCGCCGCCCGGGGGCTGTCGCTCGCGCCGCCCTTGGTGAGGTCGGGCTTTCCGCCGCCCGCCGCCTCGCCGAGCATCTTGTCCAGCTCGGAGAAGTCCAGGTGCTCGTGGTGGACGAAACCGTCCGGGTCGTCCAGGTCGGACGCGGTCGGCAGCATGTCCGGGTGCTCCCAGAGCGCGTCGCGTCCATCGACACCACGGGCGTCCGTGAGCGAGGCCCACAGCCGCGAGGCGTCGCGCAGCCGCCGCGGACGCAGCTCCAGGCCGATCAGCGTGGCGAAGGTCTGCTCGGCGGGACCGCCGGAGGCCCGGCGCCGGCGCAGTGTCTCGCGCAGCCGCTCGGCCGAGGTCAGACGGGACTTCGCGGCCTCGTGGACCACCGCGTCCACCCAGCCCTCGACGAGGGCGAGCGCGGTCTCCAGCCGGGCCAGCGCGGCCTTCTGCTCCGGGGTGTCCTCCGGCTGGAACATGCCCTGCTGGAGTGCTTCCTGCAGCTGCTCGGGGTGCGACGGGTCGAGCTGGCCGACGACGTCCTCCAGCTTGGAGGTGTCGACCTTGATCCCGCGGGCGTACCCCTCGACCGCGCCGAACAGGTGCGAGCGAAGCCACGGCACATGGGCGAAGAGCCGCTGGTGGGCGGCCTCACGCAGGGCCAGGTACAGCCGTACCTCGTTCTTGTCGACGCCCAGGTCCTTGCCGAAGGCCTCGATGTTCAGCGGAAGCAGCGCAGCCTTGCCCGCCGGTCCGAGCGGGAGTCCGATGTCGGTCGAACCGACGACCTCGCCCGCCAGTACGCCGACAGCCTGCCCGATCTGCTGGCCGAACATGGCTCCGCCCATGGACCGCATCATGCCGAGAAGCGGGCCGGCCATGGCCTGCATCTCCTCGGGCAGTACGCCGCCCATCGCGGCTCCGACGCGCTCCGCGACCGGGTCGACGAGTTCCTTCCACACCGGCAGGGTCGCCTCGACCCATTCGGCGCGGCTCCAGGCGACCGCGGTGCCCGCACCGGAGGGCAGCGACGTCGCGCCGTCCAGCCAGATGTCGGCGAGACGCAGCGCCTCCTCGACCGCGGACCGCTCGGCCGGGCCCACGCTGCTGTCCTTGGTGCCGTCCGCGGTGCCCTGGGCGACCGTCTGACGTGCGAGGTCCTTGGCCATGTCCCAGTTCACGGGACCGCCCTCGTAGCTCAGCATCTGGCCGAGCTGCTGGAAGGCCGCGCCCAGGTCGTTCGGGTTCATCGAACCGAACATCGCCGCGAACGGGTTGTCGCCGCCGGTACCGGGGCCGAACCCGAGGGGGTTCTGCGGGGAGTTCCCGCCGCCACGGCTGTCCTTGCTCTTGCCCTCGTCGCCGTCCTCCGGCTCCTCCGGCGGAAGGCCGAATCCGAATGGAGTGTCACTCACGGGTTTCCTCGGCTCGTAGGGCCGTCGACCGAGAGGCCGACAGCGATTGCCCGACAACACCACCCAGGGTAGGGGGTGGCCGCCCGGTCAGGCCGGGTCCGACCGGGCGGCTCTCCACAGACACCCGGTCCGGATGAGGGCTCAGTGCTTTCCTCACGCCTGGGCTGCGGCAGGATGGACGCCACCTGGTCCGTACGTGTCAGTTCGTGTACGTACTGAAGACAACCGCTGGAGACGCCTGGTGAGTTCCCCAGATCCGCAGGTTCGCGCAGCGCGAAACCTCTCAACCAAGTCCACCCGAGGACCCGTCGTCGCGGTCACCGGGGCCGCTTCCGGCATCGGGGCCCTGCTCACCCGGCGCCTGGCCGAGTCCGACGAGGTCAAGCGGGTCGTGGCCATGGACGAGCGGCGCGGTGACGTGCCCGAGGCACACTGGCACGTCCTGGACGTGCGCGACCCGGCGATCGCCGAGAAGCTGCGCGGCGCAGACGTCGTGGTGCATCTGGCACTCGACCTCGATCTGGAGACCGACGCCGCGGCCCGTACGGCGTACAACGTGCGCGGAACCCAGACCGTCCTCACGGCGGCAGCCGCCGCCGGGGTCCACCGGGTCGTCCTGTGCACGTCAGCGATGGTCTACGGCGCACTGCCCGACAACGACATTCCGCTCTCCGAGGACGCCGAGCTGCGGGCCACCGCGGAAGCCACCGGCGTCGGCGACCTCCTGGAGATCGAGCGGCTGGGCCGCCGTGCGCCGCGCGCGCACCCGGGGCTGAACGTCACCGTGGTCAGGCCCGCGGTCCTGGTGGGCGGCACGGACACCGCGCTCACCCGTTACTTCGAGTCGCCTCGGCTGCTCGTGGTCGCGGGAACCCGTCCCACCTGGCAGTTCTGCCATGTGGACGACCTGGTCAGCGCGCTGGAGTACGCGGCGCTCGAAAAGGTCGACGGGGAGTTCGCGGTCGGCTGCGACGGCTGGCTGGAACAGGGCGAGGTCGAGGAACTCAGCGGCATCCGCCGGATGGAGCTGCCGTCCGCGGTCGCTCTCGGAGCCGCCGCACGGCTGCACCGCATCGGGCTCACCCCCTCACCGGCCGGGGACCTGGCGTACACGATGCACCCCTGGGTGGTCAGCGTCGGCAGGCTCCACGACGCGGGCTGGCGACCCCGATGGACCAACGAGGAAGTCCTCGCCGAACTGCTCGAAGAGGTCGCCGGCCGGCACACCGTCGCCGGCCGTCGGCTCGGCCGCAAGGACGCCACGGCCGCGGGCGCCGCCGGTGCCACGGTCGCGCTGCTCGGCACCGCCGCGCTGGTGCGGCGCGCCCGCAAGGCCAGGCGCGGACGCATCTGACGGGACCGCACGGAGGCCGGGCCGGGCCGGGTCGGCCACCGCCGGTGGCCGGGACTTCGCGGCGGGCGCCCTGTAGGACGCTCCAAGCCGCACCCGCGCGTACCGGGCGAAAGCGCTATTCCGCGCTGTCGGCCGGGTACGGCACCATGGGCGCCATGGCACCCATCCACGACCACCCGGGCGAGTACGCGGCACAGGACCCGATCCGGCTGCTGGCGGTCCGCGACACCCCGCTGAGCATCGACGAGGTCTTCCGGGCGGTCGGTGACGACGCCGCGGGCGGCACCGCGCTGTTCGTCGGCACGGTGCGCAACCACGACGGCGGCACCGACGTCGACGCGCTCGGCTACTCGTGCCACCCCTCGGCCGAGGCCGAGATGCGCCGGATCGCGGAGAAGGTCGTCGCGGACTTCCCGGTGCGGGCGCTGGCCGCCGTCCACCGGGTGGGTGATCTCGCCGTGGGTGATCTCGCCGTCGTCGTCGCGGTTTCCTGCCCGCACCGCGGCGAGGCGTTCGACGCCTGCCGCAAGCTCATCGACGACCTCAAGCACGAGGTGCCGATATGGAAACACCAGACGTTCTCGGACGGCACGCAGGAGTGGGTCGGCGTCTGACGGCCGAAGGCGCTGACGCGCTGCCCCGCGTACGGCGTGTCGCTCGACCCGATGCCCGATTTGCGTAACCGTGACCCTGGCGCGAGCGTGGGATCCGCAGGTGGCTAATCTGCTGATCAGTCGGTTCGCGACTGCTCACGGGGGTCGGGAGGTCGGGATGGGCGCACTCGCCTGGTTGTTGATACCACTCTTCGCCGCGGTCGGAGCTGCTCTGTGGAGCAGATGGGCCGGCCGGCAGCGCAGGTCCGGTGACGGCGCCGAGCTGGCCGGGTACACGCGTTTCCGCGAGGCGATGGACCGTGAGGCCATGGACAGGGCCGGGGCCGGATCCGACGTTCTCTGACCGCGGGGCGCGAGCGGTACGTGTCGAGTGCGCGTCGAGCAGGCGTCGAGCAGCGGTACGGAACCGCGAGGGCCGCGGCGCCCCGTACGGCCCGGCCCCAGGGGTGGACCGAAGGACCCGTCCCGTACTGTCGTTCCATGCCACGCCGCACTCTGACGCTGCTCACCTCCACGCTGGTGCTGATCGCGCTGCTCTGCGGCGGAGTGTTCCTCTCCGTGCCGTACGCGGAGATGAGTCCCGGGCCGACGGTGAACACGCTCGGCAAGGAGAGCGGCGAGCCGGTGCTCCAGATCTCCGGTCACCAGACCTACCCGGCGAGCGGTCACCTCAACATGGTGACGGTCCGGGTCACGACCGCGGACTACCACATGAACCTGGTCGAGGCGGTCTACGGCTGGCTCGCGCACGACAGCGTGGTCGTCCCGCACGACACCCTCTATCCGAGCGGCACGACGGAGCAGCAGTCCACCCAGCAGAACGCCGAGGAATTCAGCCAGTCCCAGGAGAGCGCCAAGGTCGCGGCCCTCACCGAGCTCGGCATCCCGGTCAAGTCCCGCACCGTCGTCTCCACAGTCGTCAAGGGCAGCCCCGCCGAGGGGAAGCTGCACGCGGGAGACGTCATCAGGAGCGTGGACGGTACGGCGGTCAAGGAACCCGGCGACGTGTCGAAGCTGGTCACCAAGCACAAGCCCGGCCGGCGCGTCGTCTTCACCGTCGTCCCGGTCAAGGCGGCGGCAGCGGCGGAGAAGGCGCACACCGAGCCGCAGCAGACCGAGAACGTCACGATCACCACGACGAAGGCACCGGCTCCGGACGAGGACCGGGCGATCGTGGGCATCACAGCCGCTACCGACCACACGTTCCCCTTCAAGATCGACATCAAGCTCGCCGACGTGGGTGGTCCGAGCGCGGGGCTGATGTTCTCCCTCGGCCTCGTGGACAAGCTGACACCGGGCGACCTGACCGGCGGCAAGTTCGTCGCGGGCACCGGCACGATCGACGACAAGGGCGTGGTCGGCCCGATCGGCGGCGTCGACATGAAGCTCATCGGCGCGCGGAACGCGGGCGCGCGGTACTTCCTGACGCCCACCGAGAACTGCTCGGCCGCAGCCGCCGACACCCCGGCCGGTCTCACCCTGGTGCGGGTGAAGACCATCCAGGACGCGAAGAAGTCGCTGGACGAGATCCGCACGGGCGACACCGCCGCACTGCCCAGCTGCTCGGCCAAGTAGGACGTTACCGGGCGTCCCTGGACGAACCGGGCAGCCGGGCGGCGCGCGGGAGGCCCTACGCCTCGAAGGTCACCGAGAGCGCGTCGGCGAGGCCCGGAACCAGCTCGGACCCGGTGAGTACCTCGTTGGGCGAGTCCTTCGCGCGCAGCCGCAGCGCCGACTCACGGGTGCCGTCCCGCAGCACCGCCACCGTCATCCGTACCTCCTGACGGTCCGGGTGCCCGGCGACCCAGTCCGTCAGCTGCGACTCGGACATCCCCTCCGGCACGGACGCCTCGGCGGACGGCGGCAGCATCAGCCGCTCGACCGTCATCGCGCAGCCCGCCACCGCGTCGGGCCAGGCGATCGTGGCGAGGAACTCGTCGAGCGGAGTGGTGGACGGGATCTCGTCCTGCTCCACGGGGGTCAGCGAAGCGGTGGGCTCGGCGCTGTCCAGGCCGAGCTGGGCGGCGAGGCCGGGCTCCTGGGTACGGAGCTTCGCGGTGTCCACGAGTGCGAAGAGGCGGGCGGGCTGGTCCCAGCCGAGGCCGGACGCGTACTCGTCGATTTCGAGCACCGCCACGGTGAGCGGACTGGCGGCCATCGGGGGCCCTGAGGGCGAAGAGAGGTTGGGCATGACCAATATCCTGCCCTCTTCGACCCCGGTAACGGGAACTGGGTAAAGCGTCCGTAAGTTGCATGTGTGGGCTCTACGATCGCGGGGCCTGTTCCACACGACCGCAATTTTTGAGGTGCGCACGTTGGCTTTCCAGATGCCGGACCGCGGTGGAGGCCCGACCGGGCCACGGATCAGAGTGGGACGGCCGTCCCGCCGCGCCCGGACCCTGCTGATGACACTGGGCGTCCTGGCCGTGCTGGCCATGGCGTTCCTCATGTTCGCAGGGTTCTGGACCGACTTGCTCTGGTACCGCTCCGTCCATTACTCATCCGTTTTCACCACCACCCTGTGGACGAAGATCGGGCTCTTCCTCGTCTTCGGTGTGCTCATGGCGGCTGCCGTCGGGGTCAACATCTGGCTGGCGTACCGGCTCCGGCCGCCGCTGAGTGCGATGTCGCTGGAGCAGCAGAACCTCGATCGTTACCGGATGGGTATCGCGCCGTACAAGAAGTGGCTGCTGCTCGGGATCACGGCGATCGTCGGCCTGATCGCGGGTGCCTCCTCCTCCGGGCAGTGGCGTACCTGGCTGATGTACGTGAACGGCGTGCCGTTCGGGCAGAAGGACCCGCAGTTCCATCTGGATGTGTCCTTCTACGCGTTCGATCTGCCCTGGTACCGCTTCCTGCTGGGCTTCGGCTTCGCGGCCGTGGTCCTCTCGCTGATCGCGGCGGCGCTGGTGCACTACCTGTACGGCGGGCTGCGGGTCACCAGCCCCGGGGCACGCGCCACCGGGGCGGCCACCGGTCATCTGTCGGTGCTGCTCGGCCTGTTCGTGGCGCTCAAGGCCGTGGCGTACTGGCTGGACCGGTACGGACTCGCGGTGAAGTCCAGCGACTTCAAGGCCACGGGCAACTGGACGGGCCTGCGCTACGTCGACGCCAACGCCTATCTCCCGGCTAAAACGATCCTGTTCTGCATCGCGGTCATCTGCGCCCTGCTGTTCTTCGCGACGCTCTGGCGCCGCACCTGGCAGCTGCCGGTGATCGGGTTCGGTCTGATGGTGCTCTCGGCGATCCTCATCGGCGGGCTCTACCCGGCGATCGTGCAGAAGTTCACGGTCGAGCCGAACGAGCAGGCCAAGGAAGCGCCGTACATCCACAAGAACATCGAAGCCACGCGCAAGGCGTACAACATCGCCGGCACGGACGTCGACGACTACTCGGGCAAGAGCAGGACCAAGGACACGGCCAAGCAGCGGGACGACGCCGACTCGGCGGCCAGCTATCGGCTGATCGACCCGAATGTGGTGTCGCCCACGTTCCAGCAGCTGGAGCAGAAGCGGAAGTACTACGGCTTCCCCGCCACGCTCAACGTGGACCGCTACAACGGCCAGGACACGGTGATCGGCCTGCGCGAGCTGAACATCGCGGGCATCCAGAAGCACAACTGGATCAACGACCACTTCACGTACACCCACGGCTACGGCGCGATCGCGGCCAAGGGCACGGCCACCGACACCAACGGTGCTCCGGTCTTCACCGAGTCTGGTCTGCCGACCAGCGGCACGTTCGGCGACTACCAGCAGCGGATCTACTACGGCGAGAAGACCACCCAGTACTCGATCGTCGGAGGTCCGCAGAAGGAACTCGACTACGAGAACAACGGTGAGAAGACCACCAGTTACCAGGGCAAGAGCGGGGTGGACATCTCCAACCCGCTGAACCGTGCCGCGTACGCGGTGGCCTTCAGCGAGCCGCAGATCCTCTACTCGGGGGCCATCGGCGAGGGTTCGAAGATCCTCTACAACCGCACCCCGAAGCAGCGCGTGGAGGCGGTCGCCCCCTGGCTGACCATCGACGGCGACTCCTACCCGGCGGTCGTCGACGGAAAGATCCAGTGGATCGTCGACGCCTACACCACGTCCAACGGCTACCCGTACGCCTCGCGTACGACGCTGGGGGACAGCACGGCCGACTCGCTGACCAGCAACCAGCGCGCGGTGGTCGCCCAGCAGA from Streptomyces sp. NBC_01267 harbors:
- a CDS encoding zinc-dependent metalloprotease translates to MSDTPFGFGLPPEEPEDGDEGKSKDSRGGGNSPQNPLGFGPGTGGDNPFAAMFGSMNPNDLGAAFQQLGQMLSYEGGPVNWDMAKDLARQTVAQGTADGTKDSSVGPAERSAVEEALRLADIWLDGATSLPSGAGTAVAWSRAEWVEATLPVWKELVDPVAERVGAAMGGVLPEEMQAMAGPLLGMMRSMGGAMFGQQIGQAVGVLAGEVVGSTDIGLPLGPAGKAALLPLNIEAFGKDLGVDKNEVRLYLALREAAHQRLFAHVPWLRSHLFGAVEGYARGIKVDTSKLEDVVGQLDPSHPEQLQEALQQGMFQPEDTPEQKAALARLETALALVEGWVDAVVHEAAKSRLTSAERLRETLRRRRASGGPAEQTFATLIGLELRPRRLRDASRLWASLTDARGVDGRDALWEHPDMLPTASDLDDPDGFVHHEHLDFSELDKMLGEAAGGGKPDLTKGGASDSPRAADSPDSGSPSPDSGSPDDSAKGGSGDEEGDTDK
- a CDS encoding PPA1309 family protein, encoding MPNLSSPSGPPMAASPLTVAVLEIDEYASGLGWDQPARLFALVDTAKLRTQEPGLAAQLGLDSAEPTASLTPVEQDEIPSTTPLDEFLATIAWPDAVAGCAMTVERLMLPPSAEASVPEGMSESQLTDWVAGHPDRQEVRMTVAVLRDGTRESALRLRAKDSPNEVLTGSELVPGLADALSVTFEA
- a CDS encoding molybdenum cofactor biosynthesis protein MoaE — protein: MAPIHDHPGEYAAQDPIRLLAVRDTPLSIDEVFRAVGDDAAGGTALFVGTVRNHDGGTDVDALGYSCHPSAEAEMRRIAEKVVADFPVRALAAVHRVGDLAVGDLAVVVAVSCPHRGEAFDACRKLIDDLKHEVPIWKHQTFSDGTQEWVGV
- a CDS encoding YlbL family protein produces the protein MPRRTLTLLTSTLVLIALLCGGVFLSVPYAEMSPGPTVNTLGKESGEPVLQISGHQTYPASGHLNMVTVRVTTADYHMNLVEAVYGWLAHDSVVVPHDTLYPSGTTEQQSTQQNAEEFSQSQESAKVAALTELGIPVKSRTVVSTVVKGSPAEGKLHAGDVIRSVDGTAVKEPGDVSKLVTKHKPGRRVVFTVVPVKAAAAAEKAHTEPQQTENVTITTTKAPAPDEDRAIVGITAATDHTFPFKIDIKLADVGGPSAGLMFSLGLVDKLTPGDLTGGKFVAGTGTIDDKGVVGPIGGVDMKLIGARNAGARYFLTPTENCSAAAADTPAGLTLVRVKTIQDAKKSLDEIRTGDTAALPSCSAK
- a CDS encoding SDR family oxidoreductase encodes the protein MSSPDPQVRAARNLSTKSTRGPVVAVTGAASGIGALLTRRLAESDEVKRVVAMDERRGDVPEAHWHVLDVRDPAIAEKLRGADVVVHLALDLDLETDAAARTAYNVRGTQTVLTAAAAAGVHRVVLCTSAMVYGALPDNDIPLSEDAELRATAEATGVGDLLEIERLGRRAPRAHPGLNVTVVRPAVLVGGTDTALTRYFESPRLLVVAGTRPTWQFCHVDDLVSALEYAALEKVDGEFAVGCDGWLEQGEVEELSGIRRMELPSAVALGAAARLHRIGLTPSPAGDLAYTMHPWVVSVGRLHDAGWRPRWTNEEVLAELLEEVAGRHTVAGRRLGRKDATAAGAAGATVALLGTAALVRRARKARRGRI